From the genome of Halarsenatibacter silvermanii:
AAGATCGCTTGCATTAGCTTTGATATCAGTCAATCCTATTAAATAATCAACTGATACATCAAATGTCTCGGCAAATTTTTTGAGTTTATTTTTGCCCGGGGAACGTTGTCCATTTTCATAAGAGCTGATTGTAGAGTTAGTAATTCCTGTAATCTTGCCTAACTCTTTCTGCGATAAATTCTGTTCTTTTCTTAATTTTTTAAGACGTTTAGAAAAAATATTATTTTCCACTTTTGACACCCTCTTTCCACGCTCCCTTTCATTTTATTGAAAGTACTGTAAATAGTATACTTCACAATATAATAAAAGTCAAGACAGCAAATTAAAAATAACAGCAAAAATAGTTCTACATTATTTGAAATTATTACTTCACAAAAACTTGAAAATATGGTATGCTACAAGTAAGTTAAAATATATATAGGAGTTTTAAAGTTATACAATAAAAGCTTTAAGCTGCTTTATAGCAAGAATAAGAGAGGAGATGAAGAATCATGGAAATTTAACTGCTATAAAATAATAATGTTTTTTT
Proteins encoded in this window:
- a CDS encoding helix-turn-helix domain-containing protein, which produces MSKVENNIFSKRLKKLRKEQNLSQKELGKITGITNSTISSYENGQRSPGKNKLKKFAETFDVSVDYLIGLTDIKANASDLTEGHDRIEKAISNHPKLVEYFEELRKRDSLQKLFEQTKNLSDNEIEKIIRVIKAIDETE